The following coding sequences lie in one Rickettsia hoogstraalii genomic window:
- a CDS encoding FKBP-type peptidyl-prolyl cis-trans isomerase, with amino-acid sequence MQKFLSLIIVILILYNIVKLKISPDNNNPTTIEQTASNNSSTDENQTSINNEPPISLNGNLFERTVSKIVINALKTEEGKAFFENILQPLNGPINPNDYTIEVRKDLVKTLFKINTLGSGNIGPASCGHVVTVFYQISDMNNTLISEDTKTFTLGSAPVMLGLDNVIIGMMVGEAREAIIPAKYAVNNSNNIIFDDAYNYKVNVILKSILPQNFVKSNEVKIYDDEIAYRVPLLCGEKVSFNAKITRLSNGKILYDSKAKGQQVDMKIGDITYPLIFSYALQGKVTVGTRSVIAEGKTFKALGSNINKIISHELLPINEYLLLELGDFKQN; translated from the coding sequence ATGCAAAAATTTTTATCTTTAATAATTGTAATCCTAATACTTTACAATATAGTAAAGTTAAAAATATCTCCCGACAACAATAATCCTACAACTATAGAGCAAACGGCTTCAAATAATTCATCTACTGATGAAAACCAAACTAGTATAAATAATGAACCCCCTATTTCATTAAACGGTAATTTATTTGAACGTACGGTTTCAAAAATAGTAATAAATGCTCTTAAAACCGAAGAAGGGAAAGCATTTTTTGAAAATATTTTACAACCGTTAAATGGACCTATCAATCCTAATGATTACACTATTGAAGTACGTAAGGATTTAGTAAAAACACTGTTCAAAATTAATACGCTCGGTAGCGGTAATATCGGTCCCGCTTCTTGCGGACATGTAGTTACCGTATTTTATCAAATATCAGATATGAACAATACTTTAATATCTGAAGATACTAAAACTTTTACTTTAGGCTCTGCTCCTGTAATGCTTGGCTTAGATAATGTAATAATCGGTATGATGGTAGGAGAAGCACGAGAAGCTATTATTCCGGCAAAATACGCCGTTAATAATAGTAATAATATTATCTTCGATGATGCTTATAATTATAAAGTTAATGTAATTTTAAAATCCATATTACCGCAAAATTTTGTTAAAAGTAATGAAGTTAAAATTTATGACGATGAGATAGCTTATCGTGTTCCTTTATTATGCGGTGAAAAAGTAAGCTTTAATGCTAAAATTACTCGCTTATCAAACGGTAAAATACTATATGATTCTAAAGCAAAAGGACAACAAGTAGATATGAAAATAGGCGATATTACATATCCTTTAATTTTTTCTTACGCCTTGCAAGGTAAAGTAACGGTTGGAACACGCAGTGTTATTGCCGAAGGCAAAACATTTAAAGCTTTAGGTTCTAACATAAATAAAATTATTTCTCATGAATTATTACCGATAAATGAATATCTTTTGCTTGAACTAGGAGACTTTAAACAAAATTAA
- a CDS encoding dioxygenase, producing the protein MKKFIFCFLCLWTLNIFAASKTYPNKLNRCKITRNIFNDYEPKVFETTNNLLRKTGRLSKFYGERILIKGKILDQNCVPVADAKVYLWQVGSGGKYPYEPLKTRVDKRRFTSKSDSSFTGSGIATTNNKGEYYFISMLPYKSSRYLRSANIRIEHPSLTTLETLLDLSDKNMCDNECGEVNPILIEPQENMLSYCFDLVLQGTTLKRY; encoded by the coding sequence GTGAAAAAATTTATATTTTGTTTTTTATGTTTATGGACATTAAACATATTTGCTGCTTCTAAAACTTACCCTAATAAGCTTAATCGTTGTAAAATTACTAGAAATATATTTAATGATTATGAACCGAAAGTTTTTGAGACTACTAATAATTTATTACGTAAAACAGGAAGATTATCAAAATTTTACGGTGAAAGGATATTAATTAAAGGAAAAATATTAGATCAAAATTGTGTGCCAGTTGCAGATGCTAAAGTTTATTTATGGCAAGTAGGAAGCGGAGGTAAATACCCTTATGAACCCTTAAAAACTAGAGTTGATAAAAGAAGGTTTACAAGTAAAAGCGATTCAAGCTTTACCGGTTCCGGTATTGCTACTACTAATAATAAAGGAGAATATTACTTTATTAGCATGTTGCCTTATAAATCTTCTCGTTATTTGAGAAGTGCAAACATAAGAATAGAACATCCCAGTCTTACTACTCTTGAAACACTCTTAGACTTATCTGATAAAAATATGTGTGATAATGAGTGCGGTGAAGTAAATCCGATATTGATCGAACCGCAAGAAAATATGCTGTCTTATTGTTTTGATTTAGTATTACAAGGTACGACGCTTAAGAGGTATTGA
- a CDS encoding TlpA disulfide reductase family protein, which yields MTLRNYNKYLIYIIVFLLSIIIFIPKIYAKHQDKLEFLRGSSVPDNIIFFDEEKNQYSLDQFEGKTILLVFWATWSAPCVKEMPDLDMLQKDFRKLPFSVIPISEDYQDIKVVKEYFKSYQIRYLPIYHDYRNELFKALGVVSLPTSILIDPNGKIVTSFVGNTNWYDEKVRDTILSAIPGNYPEPKNSYNEQSLNKPAKPLPPIKKDIIKNEQNNE from the coding sequence ATGACCTTAAGAAATTATAATAAATATCTTATATATATTATAGTGTTTTTATTATCTATAATAATTTTTATTCCTAAAATTTATGCTAAGCATCAGGATAAATTAGAATTTTTAAGAGGTTCAAGCGTTCCTGATAATATAATTTTTTTTGATGAAGAAAAAAATCAATATTCTCTTGATCAGTTTGAAGGAAAGACTATATTGTTAGTGTTTTGGGCTACTTGGAGTGCTCCTTGTGTCAAAGAAATGCCTGACCTTGATATGTTGCAAAAAGATTTTAGGAAATTACCTTTTTCAGTAATTCCGATTTCAGAAGATTATCAAGACATAAAAGTTGTTAAAGAATATTTTAAAAGCTATCAAATAAGATATTTGCCGATTTATCATGATTATAGAAATGAATTATTTAAAGCCTTAGGGGTTGTTAGTTTACCGACTAGTATATTAATAGACCCAAACGGCAAAATAGTAACTAGCTTTGTCGGCAATACAAATTGGTATGACGAAAAAGTTAGAGATACTATTTTATCTGCCATTCCCGGAAATTATCCTGAACCTAAAAATAGTTATAACGAGCAATCTCTGAATAAACCGGCTAAGCCTTTGCCGCCAATAAAAAAGGATATAATTAAAAACGAGCAGAATAATGAATGA
- a CDS encoding S49 family peptidase, translating to MNEVNKSTMANAEFDQIITKRQISKLDQLFASVFGDSKEVIAVLRLSGVIGKVSTMQSGLTLESLNELIEKAFKIKKLKALCLIINSPGGSPVQSELIAKRIRDLAKENKIKIYSFIEDMAASGGYWLACSGDQIYASYSSVIGSIGVVSSGFGFHEAINKLGIERRVYTEGKNKAILDPFKPINKEDLKIIKDLQKQVYEHFVEYVKTRRVGKLTQQDEILFNGEFWAGQTALDYGLIDGIGDMYSIMKEKFGDNIKFQYLCAKQSWLKKKLGMGSKILTDNLANSLIDAVENKIINDKFDIK from the coding sequence ATGAATGAAGTAAATAAATCAACTATGGCGAATGCAGAATTTGATCAGATAATAACCAAACGGCAGATAAGTAAATTAGATCAATTATTTGCTTCGGTTTTTGGTGATTCTAAAGAGGTGATTGCCGTTTTACGCCTTAGCGGCGTTATCGGTAAAGTAAGTACTATGCAATCGGGTCTTACGTTAGAATCATTAAATGAACTAATAGAAAAAGCTTTTAAAATAAAGAAGTTAAAAGCATTATGTTTAATTATTAATTCTCCCGGCGGTTCTCCGGTACAATCTGAACTTATTGCGAAACGTATTCGTGACCTTGCTAAAGAAAATAAAATAAAAATTTATAGTTTTATTGAAGATATGGCGGCTTCAGGCGGATATTGGCTTGCTTGCAGCGGTGACCAGATATATGCTTCTTATAGTTCGGTTATAGGTAGTATCGGAGTAGTGTCAAGCGGATTCGGTTTCCATGAAGCGATTAATAAACTTGGAATAGAGCGTAGAGTTTATACGGAAGGAAAAAATAAAGCAATTTTAGATCCTTTTAAACCTATTAATAAAGAGGACCTTAAAATTATCAAAGATTTGCAAAAGCAGGTTTACGAGCATTTTGTAGAATATGTAAAAACAAGAAGAGTAGGGAAGTTAACACAGCAAGACGAGATTTTATTTAACGGTGAATTTTGGGCAGGACAAACGGCTCTTGATTACGGTTTAATTGACGGTATAGGTGATATGTATAGCATAATGAAAGAAAAATTCGGCGATAATATTAAGTTTCAATATCTGTGTGCTAAACAGTCTTGGCTTAAAAAGAAACTTGGCATGGGAAGTAAGATATTAACCGATAATCTTGCTAATTCTTTAATTGATGCGGTAGAAAATAAAATTATTAACGATAAATTTGATATAAAATAA
- the dut gene encoding dUTP diphosphatase, whose protein sequence is MNITQVKIKKLENFSGSLPEYATEHSAGMDLIAANEQPITIKAGEIQLIPTGIAIALPDSFEAQIRPRSGLAVKHGITVANSPGTIDADYRGEIKVILINLGKEDFVIEKGMRIAQMIISKYERILWEESSSLTETMRGSGGFGSTGV, encoded by the coding sequence ATGAATATAACGCAAGTTAAAATTAAGAAATTAGAAAATTTTTCAGGTAGTTTGCCAGAATATGCTACAGAGCATAGTGCGGGGATGGATTTAATAGCCGCAAATGAGCAACCTATAACAATAAAAGCAGGTGAAATACAGCTAATTCCAACCGGCATCGCTATAGCATTACCTGACTCATTTGAAGCACAGATAAGACCTCGTTCGGGTCTTGCCGTTAAACACGGTATTACGGTTGCTAATTCACCCGGTACTATTGATGCAGATTATCGAGGCGAAATAAAAGTGATTCTTATTAATCTCGGTAAAGAAGATTTCGTTATAGAAAAAGGGATGCGAATTGCTCAGATGATAATATCCAAGTACGAACGTATATTATGGGAAGAAAGTAGTAGCCTTACGGAAACGATGCGTGGTAGCGGTGGCTTTGGTTCTACGGGTGTTTAA
- a CDS encoding lytic transglycosylase domain-containing protein, whose translation MKITIKLLTSIFLLALNWIPWSSHGMTTGVNSDSVDNVKQVFTYIDQKNWSQAEDLALEVNSKVLTKIVLSQKYLDNKYSDNSFEHVIRFLRNNPDWPQNKLLEERAEEYLDNNTNKKVIFDWFSKHPPITGKGYKFYAAAASSLIKEQKILLPIIKEAWVYANFTPEEENAYYNKWHKYLTANDHLERIEEHLWKNDVRSAEQSLKYVDQGYRNSFKAQIAIIGKSPNAEKLFKSVPEKYYSSGLLYRYLDFKKMQKPTKEVITLFKKAKNNRKHFAKWCRIQSYYAREFIDYKDFANSYRMATLPFATCPETIREQEWLAGWLSLSFLKKPDQALVHFNKFIKVVKTSISLARGFYWLGRTYEAKGDKQTARKFYEQAAKYSFTFYGQVANIELNRTKLVLPPIPVITSEEKKNIENKEIIKAIRLLVKYNKNHLAMIYSKEAIKNTKNPAEIQIIANIIKANNNTNHMVEVAKIAAQNNAFIPDCAFPTPYNLGGLPIPPHLTYGIIRQESVFDHRAVSYANAMGLMQLIKGTACDTAKSINMKCNVADLTRNPVYNIKLGSHHFKKLLDDHKGSYILSIASYNAGSHNVVKWIDRFGDPRDIKDTRKVIDWIELIPYRETRDYVQRVLENVQIYRVILNKNSNLYFKRDLHACDIVKS comes from the coding sequence ATGAAAATCACAATAAAATTATTAACTTCTATATTTTTGTTAGCTTTGAACTGGATCCCGTGGTCAAGCCACGGGATGACAACTGGGGTAAATTCTGATTCTGTAGATAATGTTAAGCAAGTTTTTACCTATATTGATCAAAAAAATTGGTCACAAGCTGAAGATTTAGCTCTAGAGGTAAATAGTAAAGTTTTAACAAAAATTGTACTTTCTCAGAAATATTTAGATAATAAATATTCAGATAATAGTTTTGAACATGTAATAAGATTTTTACGCAATAACCCGGATTGGCCTCAAAATAAGCTGCTTGAAGAAAGAGCGGAAGAATATCTAGATAATAATACAAATAAAAAAGTAATTTTTGATTGGTTTAGTAAACATCCTCCTATTACAGGCAAAGGTTATAAATTTTATGCGGCAGCTGCAAGTAGTTTAATCAAAGAGCAGAAGATATTACTACCTATTATTAAGGAAGCTTGGGTATATGCCAATTTCACTCCTGAAGAAGAAAATGCATATTACAATAAGTGGCATAAATATTTAACGGCAAATGATCATTTAGAGCGAATAGAAGAGCATTTATGGAAAAATGACGTTAGGTCCGCTGAGCAATCCCTAAAATACGTTGATCAAGGTTATCGTAATTCTTTTAAAGCGCAAATTGCGATTATAGGTAAATCGCCAAATGCTGAAAAGCTTTTTAAAAGTGTTCCTGAAAAATACTATAGTTCCGGTTTATTATATCGTTATTTAGATTTTAAAAAAATGCAAAAGCCGACAAAGGAAGTTATTACTTTGTTTAAGAAAGCTAAAAATAACCGTAAACATTTTGCTAAATGGTGTCGTATTCAATCCTATTATGCTCGTGAATTCATCGATTACAAAGATTTTGCTAATAGTTATAGAATGGCAACGCTTCCTTTTGCTACTTGTCCTGAAACTATAAGGGAGCAGGAGTGGCTTGCAGGTTGGCTTTCTTTAAGCTTTTTAAAAAAGCCTGATCAAGCATTAGTACATTTTAATAAGTTTATCAAAGTTGTTAAAACCTCAATTAGTTTGGCACGTGGATTTTATTGGCTCGGTCGTACTTATGAAGCAAAAGGCGATAAGCAAACGGCTAGAAAATTTTACGAGCAGGCAGCCAAATATTCTTTTACCTTTTATGGGCAGGTAGCAAATATTGAATTAAATAGGACAAAATTAGTTTTACCTCCTATTCCCGTAATAACTTCTGAAGAAAAGAAAAATATCGAAAATAAAGAGATTATCAAAGCAATAAGGTTACTGGTTAAATATAACAAAAACCACTTAGCTATGATATATTCTAAAGAAGCAATTAAAAATACTAAAAATCCTGCAGAAATTCAAATAATTGCGAATATTATTAAAGCAAATAATAATACTAATCATATGGTTGAGGTGGCAAAAATTGCTGCCCAAAATAACGCTTTTATTCCGGATTGTGCTTTTCCAACGCCTTATAATCTAGGAGGTTTGCCTATCCCACCTCATTTAACTTATGGAATAATTAGACAAGAATCGGTCTTTGACCATAGGGCCGTGAGTTATGCAAATGCCATGGGGCTGATGCAGCTTATTAAGGGTACTGCTTGTGATACCGCAAAATCTATAAATATGAAATGTAATGTAGCAGATTTAACTAGGAATCCGGTATATAATATTAAACTTGGTTCGCATCATTTCAAAAAATTATTAGATGATCATAAAGGTTCTTATATTCTATCCATTGCTTCTTATAATGCCGGAAGTCATAACGTAGTAAAATGGATAGATAGGTTTGGTGATCCAAGGGATATAAAAGATACAAGAAAAGTTATTGACTGGATAGAACTTATACCTTATCGAGAAACAAGAGATTACGTTCAAAGAGTACTTGAAAATGTTCAGATTTATAGGGTAATCTTAAATAAGAATAGTAACTTGTACTTTAAGCGTGACTTACATGCTTGTGATATAGTAAAAAGTTAA
- a CDS encoding LD-carboxypeptidase: protein MSFPRKRESSKTYKNMFFINLFYRVFTIIRLFFLDSRFCGNDTRKYKNNIIIFFLILSFSIPAFSAATNLKNIPITVVAPATGADNKTLSDLKNINGLNLQIPSKCFAKGKLPFLASSDEVRFNCLRDALFDESDNVVWSLRGGYGSARIIPGLLKLSKPNKEKFFIGYSDITALHLFLSQEWGWKTIHGSNIADLLKPDKEQSNFTKLAEILKGKVKQVTIDNLSPLNDIVKSSDLVNGKLTGGNLTMVQTSIGTSWQIKTKGKILFLEDVNVAPFRLDRELLHLKQAGLLEDVKAIIFGSFGKDLDATMLVLRNFADNLNIPVFKTNRFGHEKINDPIIYNTDSKIIMGKNKGFKLVMGL from the coding sequence ATGTCATTCCCGCGTAAGCGGGAATCCAGTAAAACCTATAAAAACATGTTTTTTATAAATTTATTTTATCGAGTATTTACTATTATTAGATTATTTTTTCTGGATTCCCGCTTTTGCGGGAATGACACAAGAAAATACAAGAATAACATAATTATTTTCTTTCTAATACTATCCTTCTCAATCCCTGCTTTTTCTGCTGCTACTAACCTAAAAAATATCCCTATTACTGTTGTTGCTCCGGCAACAGGTGCTGATAATAAGACTTTATCGGATTTAAAAAATATTAATGGATTAAATTTACAAATTCCTTCTAAATGTTTTGCTAAAGGTAAGCTACCCTTTCTTGCAAGTAGCGATGAAGTAAGATTTAATTGCCTGCGGGATGCATTATTTGATGAGTCTGATAATGTAGTATGGAGTTTACGAGGTGGTTATGGCTCTGCTAGAATAATTCCAGGTTTACTAAAGCTATCAAAACCAAATAAAGAGAAATTCTTTATAGGATATAGCGATATAACGGCTTTACATCTTTTTCTATCACAAGAATGGGGATGGAAAACTATTCACGGCAGTAATATAGCTGATTTATTAAAACCTGATAAAGAACAAAGTAATTTTACCAAGCTTGCTGAAATATTAAAAGGTAAGGTAAAGCAGGTTACTATAGATAATTTGAGTCCGCTTAACGATATAGTAAAATCAAGTGATCTTGTTAACGGTAAACTAACAGGCGGTAACTTAACTATGGTGCAGACTAGTATAGGAACGAGTTGGCAAATAAAGACTAAAGGCAAAATTCTTTTTTTAGAAGATGTGAATGTAGCTCCTTTTAGATTAGATCGTGAGCTTTTACACTTAAAGCAAGCAGGGTTACTTGAGGATGTTAAGGCTATAATATTTGGTTCATTTGGTAAAGATCTTGACGCCACAATGTTAGTGCTTCGTAATTTTGCAGATAATTTAAATATTCCGGTATTTAAAACAAATAGATTCGGTCATGAAAAAATTAATGATCCGATTATTTATAATACAGATAGTAAGATTATCATGGGGAAGAATAAAGGATTTAAGTTAGTGATGGGGTTGTAA
- a CDS encoding palindromic element RPE3 domain-containing protein, whose amino-acid sequence MAYLEIFAEYIIDKLEKGTEVQIILPNNFSCLELKKILADKYKIKLPIIIPFNSLISKKTDSDYISKIEELFIISKIITEYKDLQFNKNESLKAAEILRKLFNDLIINNIDIKLIEVYNNSNYWQKIYKFLEYCFLRWQEEISFTQKQTKAAYKLKLLQEEIIRIKNRNKQIILARMFKPNVFLKRFEEELKNYIIHYNPASKQISDGISYYEPNDIYEEAKQIAYICSRNKDKRIAIITNNNKLKRVYCNFLDRYEDLLGNDLRLTNIGELLTSIIKILCNNFDLKLLFLLLKNPLINRPIEQLNSRSFRQDEFKSKPAERTIVREQRLDSKNSLVSSFVNDAVQKLELMLSNKNRFTSSPKYLLQLQFDNEDTKEYCHNLIDILFTDNPHNILDILILTKEIAEKLLPTIWEKEGGAELFEFLTNLTAYSKYINSTDKKDFPKIFSFLLSNIKYYKNTDSASIIIGRPEDLALCAFDLIILPHFNSENWTPTTKAHPWLSKKALQILNIDYEEIAPTLYSDYFNLFLQNKQVIILNAKKYDGKLSVPSNLFLKLQDVIPAPYYVIPTEAGIHLDMDSRLRGNDIRKDDIGDESTAHSHSFPSILSVTDIETLIRNPYGFYAKKILGLRKKDNIWEEPKISDFGNFIHKVLEEYSKNYDKQFINLNLLDKQNALINIGNHILYGTILPSYTKKTWQIKLTAFSKAFILFDIERRKNCKEIYFETKGELRLNIAGQDIKIIGIADRIEISKSNNITILDYKTGTIPTKKEIELGLSPQLIIESLMLLENGFLECHSQPLLCHSRESGNPITIAYVKITSTEPYVQTTEIALSIETLNKHKAGLVKLLEYYVTNKSFSYDLNLSKYNDYLHLIRQS is encoded by the coding sequence ATGGCTTATTTAGAGATATTTGCTGAGTATATCATTGATAAATTAGAGAAAGGTACAGAAGTTCAAATAATATTGCCTAATAATTTCTCATGCCTAGAATTAAAGAAAATTTTGGCCGATAAATATAAAATTAAGTTACCTATCATTATTCCTTTTAATTCTCTTATTTCAAAAAAAACCGATTCGGATTATATATCTAAAATAGAAGAACTTTTTATTATATCAAAAATAATTACAGAATATAAAGACTTACAATTTAATAAAAATGAATCATTAAAAGCTGCAGAAATTCTAAGAAAATTGTTTAATGATCTTATAATCAATAATATCGATATAAAATTAATTGAAGTCTATAACAATTCTAACTATTGGCAAAAGATTTATAAATTTCTAGAATATTGCTTTTTAAGATGGCAAGAAGAAATATCGTTTACTCAAAAACAAACTAAAGCAGCTTATAAATTGAAGCTATTACAAGAAGAAATAATAAGAATAAAGAATAGGAATAAGCAAATAATACTCGCCAGAATGTTCAAGCCTAATGTTTTTTTAAAAAGATTTGAAGAAGAATTAAAGAATTACATAATTCACTATAATCCAGCCTCCAAGCAGATTAGCGATGGTATATCTTATTATGAACCTAATGACATTTATGAAGAGGCTAAACAAATAGCTTATATATGTAGCCGTAATAAAGATAAACGAATAGCAATCATTACAAATAATAATAAACTTAAAAGAGTATATTGCAATTTTTTAGACAGATACGAAGATCTACTAGGTAATGACTTAAGGCTTACTAATATAGGTGAATTACTAACTTCCATTATTAAAATATTATGTAATAATTTTGATTTAAAACTCCTATTTTTATTACTTAAAAATCCTTTAATTAATCGTCCTATAGAACAGCTAAATTCACGAAGCTTCAGACAAGATGAATTTAAGAGCAAGCCTGCGGAGCGTACAATAGTACGTGAGCAAAGGCTTGATTCAAAAAATTCGCTTGTATCAAGCTTTGTGAATGACGCTGTGCAGAAGTTAGAGTTAATGCTATCTAATAAAAACCGTTTTACATCCTCGCCTAAATATTTATTGCAATTACAATTTGATAACGAGGATACAAAAGAATATTGCCATAACTTAATAGATATTTTATTTACCGATAACCCGCATAATATACTAGATATACTGATCTTAACTAAAGAAATAGCTGAAAAACTTTTGCCTACTATTTGGGAAAAAGAAGGAGGAGCAGAACTATTTGAGTTTTTAACAAATTTAACTGCATATAGCAAATATATAAATTCAACGGATAAAAAGGATTTTCCTAAAATTTTTTCTTTTTTACTCTCTAATATCAAATATTATAAAAATACCGACTCTGCTAGTATTATTATAGGACGACCTGAAGATCTAGCATTATGTGCATTCGACTTAATTATATTACCGCATTTTAATAGTGAAAACTGGACACCTACCACTAAAGCTCACCCATGGCTTAGCAAGAAAGCCTTGCAGATACTAAATATAGATTACGAGGAAATCGCCCCTACTCTATATTCAGATTACTTCAATTTATTTCTACAAAATAAACAAGTAATTATACTAAACGCTAAAAAATATGATGGTAAGTTGTCAGTGCCGAGTAATTTATTTTTGAAATTACAGGATGTCATTCCTGCCCCCTATTATGTCATTCCTACGGAAGCAGGAATCCACCTAGACATGGATTCCCGCCTACGCGGGAATGACATAAGGAAAGATGACATAGGGGACGAGTCCACAGCACATAGCCACTCTTTCCCAAGCATTTTATCAGTAACCGACATAGAAACATTAATAAGAAATCCATACGGTTTTTATGCTAAGAAAATCCTTGGACTACGTAAAAAAGATAATATATGGGAAGAGCCTAAAATATCGGATTTTGGTAATTTTATTCATAAAGTTTTAGAGGAATATTCTAAAAATTACGACAAACAATTTATTAATTTAAATTTGCTTGATAAACAAAATGCTTTAATAAATATCGGTAATCATATTTTATATGGCACTATTTTACCAAGCTACACAAAAAAAACTTGGCAAATAAAACTCACGGCTTTCAGCAAAGCTTTTATTTTATTTGATATAGAACGCCGAAAAAACTGCAAAGAAATCTATTTTGAAACTAAAGGGGAATTACGACTAAATATTGCAGGTCAAGATATAAAAATAATCGGTATAGCTGACCGAATTGAAATAAGTAAATCAAATAATATAACTATACTGGATTATAAAACCGGTACTATCCCAACTAAAAAGGAAATAGAACTAGGACTCTCTCCGCAACTTATTATAGAAAGTTTAATGTTGCTAGAAAACGGATTCCTGGAATGTCATTCCCAGCCTCTTTTATGTCATTCCCGCGAAAGCGGGAATCCAATCACCATTGCCTATGTAAAAATAACCAGTACCGAACCTTATGTGCAAACAACAGAAATAGCTTTAAGCATCGAGACTTTAAATAAACATAAAGCAGGATTAGTAAAATTACTTGAATATTACGTTACAAATAAGTCTTTTTCTTATGATTTGAATTTATCAAAATATAATGATTATTTGCATTTGATTAGGCAGAGTTAA